A portion of the Calothrix sp. 336/3 genome contains these proteins:
- a CDS encoding COP23 domain-containing protein, translating into MQLKLGQILSAAMTVAISSVVIVANVSNQPSYAGNQKFICRTENGVSVTKVYTPRRGYETFIRWVVKDFKKFPPSQRCKMVTARLQRYYDNGKVYITERNELNGYPVLCIANTKGSDCAKDNILVTLKPGTDTGKILRQIIAFRDRATGEPINLSGSNYATYVNGDVYIDIKQLVDADTSQSKPQLTPVEPRF; encoded by the coding sequence ATGCAGTTAAAATTGGGTCAGATATTATCCGCAGCAATGACAGTTGCAATCTCCTCCGTCGTGATTGTGGCAAATGTCAGTAACCAGCCAAGTTACGCGGGTAATCAGAAGTTTATTTGTCGCACAGAAAATGGTGTATCCGTCACCAAGGTATACACCCCACGACGGGGATATGAAACCTTTATTCGTTGGGTTGTCAAAGATTTCAAAAAATTCCCACCCTCCCAACGCTGCAAAATGGTGACAGCCCGTTTACAGCGCTACTATGACAATGGCAAGGTGTACATCACCGAGAGGAATGAACTCAACGGTTATCCCGTGTTGTGTATTGCCAATACCAAAGGTAGTGACTGCGCAAAAGACAATATCCTAGTCACCCTCAAACCCGGAACAGATACCGGAAAGATTCTCAGACAAATCATCGCTTTCCGCGATCGCGCTACGGGAGAACCGATAAACTTGAGTGGTAGCAATTATGCCACCTATGTCAATGGAGATGTCTACATTGATATCAAGCAACTAGTCGATGCAGACACCAGTCAAAGCAAACCCCAACTGACACCTGTGGAACCTCGCTTTTAA
- a CDS encoding trypsin-like peptidase domain-containing protein encodes MNFSPRYSALALLGVGFALVQIQLATAQIPAEVNTIAQQVTVRIDGANTGSGVIIQRQGNTYTVLTNWHVVAISGGYTIRTTDGRTHRITAIKRLGKIDLAEVQFTSSENYRPVNMATSRVSAGTTVYISGWADPDAVSTAREYIILPQTITRVAQNPKNEYALVFSNPTKPGMSGGPVLDAQGRLVGIHGQGKEDVRTGATDFLGIPIDTYRKIAAAPQVKPVTPTQAKPVTAQPEKTPPPDLSQPVKSPSPWTLASTLTGHSNWVSSVAFSPDGQTLASGSLDNTIKIWNPKTGKLITTLTGHSNWVSSVAFSPDGQTLASGSGDKTIKIWNPKTGKLITTLTGHSDSVYSVAFSPDGQTLATGSHDKTIKIWDPRTGELITTLKGGHYGWVSSVAFSPDGQTLASVSEDTNIKIWNPRTGKLITTLKGGHYQLVTSVVFSPDGQTLATGSRDNTIKIWNPKTGRLITTLTGHSGSVWSVAFIRDGQTLATGSGDYTIKLWNPRTGKLITTLTGHSNGVNSVAFSPDGQTLASGSDDKTIKIWRY; translated from the coding sequence ATGAATTTTTCACCTCGGTATTCTGCACTTGCTTTGTTAGGTGTCGGTTTTGCCCTAGTACAAATACAACTTGCCACAGCACAAATACCAGCAGAAGTCAATACCATCGCCCAACAAGTTACTGTCCGCATTGATGGGGCAAATACTGGTTCGGGGGTGATAATTCAGCGCCAGGGAAATACCTACACTGTATTAACTAACTGGCACGTTGTCGCCATTTCTGGAGGCTACACAATACGTACTACTGACGGCAGAACCCACCGTATCACAGCTATCAAACGCTTGGGAAAGATTGACCTAGCCGAGGTGCAATTCACTAGTTCAGAAAACTACCGCCCGGTAAATATGGCTACAAGCCGAGTCAGTGCTGGTACAACGGTGTATATTTCTGGTTGGGCTGATCCAGATGCGGTGAGTACTGCTAGGGAGTATATTATCTTACCTCAAACCATTACTCGCGTTGCCCAGAACCCCAAGAATGAGTATGCCTTGGTGTTTAGTAACCCCACCAAACCCGGAATGAGTGGCGGTCCTGTTTTGGATGCCCAGGGACGATTGGTGGGAATTCACGGGCAAGGAAAGGAAGATGTCAGAACAGGAGCAACAGACTTTTTAGGCATTCCGATTGATACCTACAGGAAAATTGCCGCAGCACCGCAGGTTAAACCAGTTACACCAACACAGGCTAAACCAGTTACAGCACAGCCAGAAAAGACACCACCACCGGACTTGTCACAACCAGTCAAATCCCCATCTCCTTGGACTTTAGCAAGCACCCTCACTGGTCATTCTAACTGGGTTAGCTCAGTCGCCTTCAGTCCGGATGGTCAAACCTTAGCTAGTGGTAGCTTGGACAACACCATCAAAATCTGGAACCCCAAGACAGGGAAATTAATCACCACCCTCACTGGTCATTCTAACTGGGTTAGTTCAGTCGCCTTCAGTCCGGATGGTCAAACCTTAGCTAGTGGCAGTGGGGACAAGACCATAAAAATCTGGAACCCCAAGACAGGGAAATTAATCACCACCCTCACTGGTCATTCTGACTCGGTTTACTCAGTCGCCTTCAGTCCTGATGGTCAAACCTTAGCTACTGGTAGTCATGACAAGACCATCAAAATCTGGGACCCCAGGACAGGGGAATTAATCACCACCCTCAAGGGGGGTCATTATGGCTGGGTTAGTTCAGTCGCCTTCAGTCCGGATGGTCAAACCTTAGCTAGTGTTAGTGAGGACACCAACATCAAAATCTGGAACCCCAGGACAGGGAAATTAATCACCACCCTCAAGGGGGGTCATTATCAATTGGTTACCTCAGTCGTCTTCAGTCCGGATGGTCAAACCTTAGCTACTGGTAGTAGGGACAACACCATCAAAATCTGGAACCCCAAGACAGGGAGATTAATCACCACCCTCACTGGTCATTCTGGCTCGGTTTGGTCAGTCGCCTTCATTCGAGATGGTCAAACCTTAGCTACTGGTAGTGGGGACTACACCATCAAACTGTGGAACCCTAGGACAGGGAAATTAATCACCACCCTCACTGGTCATTCTAATGGTGTTAACTCAGTCGCCTTCAGTCCGGATGGTCAAACCTTAGCTAGTGGTAGTGACGACAAGACCATCAAAATCTGGCGCTATTGA
- a CDS encoding Uma2 family endonuclease encodes MYQPIPPRPPWETLPTMYDLPSELIGESGLPDEFHIFQPRLLNETCQPGNYPESEILLATDLNLYYDPRHFLWYKRPDWYLVLGVSRSTEQQSSRLSYVVWQEGVNPFLIVELLSPGTEGEDLGQTLREVNQPPTKWEVYERILRVPYYVVYDRYENNFRAFRLSGACYEPVALSESGLWLPEIGLGLGLWQGSYEGMTGLWLRWYDGQGWIPTQVERIEQERQRAETERQRAETERQRAEKLAEYLRSQGINPDELP; translated from the coding sequence ATGTATCAACCCATACCACCCCGCCCTCCTTGGGAAACCCTACCCACCATGTATGATTTACCTAGTGAGTTAATAGGGGAATCCGGTTTGCCAGATGAGTTTCACATTTTTCAGCCGAGGTTACTGAACGAAACCTGTCAACCTGGGAATTATCCAGAGTCAGAAATATTGTTGGCTACGGACTTGAATTTATATTATGATCCACGCCATTTTCTCTGGTACAAGCGTCCTGATTGGTATTTGGTGCTGGGTGTGTCGCGCAGTACAGAACAGCAAAGCTCGCGTTTGAGTTATGTTGTCTGGCAAGAGGGTGTAAATCCGTTCCTGATTGTGGAATTACTGTCACCAGGAACGGAAGGTGAGGATTTGGGACAAACCCTGAGGGAAGTTAATCAACCTCCCACAAAATGGGAAGTTTATGAGCGGATTTTGCGCGTCCCCTATTACGTAGTTTATGACCGTTATGAGAATAATTTCCGCGCTTTCCGTCTCAGTGGTGCTTGCTACGAACCAGTAGCTTTATCCGAATCTGGTTTATGGTTGCCAGAAATCGGATTAGGTTTGGGTTTATGGCAGGGTTCCTATGAAGGAATGACTGGTTTATGGCTACGTTGGTATGATGGGCAAGGTTGGATACCTACCCAAGTAGAAAGAATAGAGCAGGAGCGGCAACGGGCAGAAACCGAACGTCAAAGGGCAGAAACTGAACGTCAGCGAGCAGAAAAACTAGCTGAATATTTACGCTCCCAGGGTATTAACCCAGATGAGTTACCGTAG
- the thrS gene encoding threonine--tRNA ligase: protein MVSSVTQSPQDVKDTQEYERIRHTCAHVLAMAVQKLYPGTKVAIGPVTETGFYYDFDSPVNFTPEDLEKISVQMRRIIKANLPVIREEVERTEIRQEIEKNHEIYKLEILARIPEGETITRYFIGSPDILQGENSEPSLFANTSLQPSENNTWWDLCAGPHINSTGEINPQAFALLNVAGAYWLGDENKPMLQRIYGTAWHTKEELELYLKQREEALRRDHRKIGQELNLFSIQDDAGGGLVFWHPKGSLIRHIIENYWKNSHLEAGYQLLYTPHLANLDLWKTSGHYDFYRENMFESMDIENQAYQIKPMNCPFHVLTYKNQLHSYRELPIRVCELGTVYRYERSGALHGLMRVRGFTQDDAHIFCLPEQIAPEILEVLNLTEKILSDFGFKNYEVNLSTRPDKFVGKDEVWKLATIALQDALQAKGWDYVIDEGGGAFYGPKIDIKIEDAIGRRWQCSTIQVDFNLPERFDMEYVDSNSSRQRPIMIHRAIFGSLERFFGILIENYAGDFPLWLAPVQVKLLPVSDDVRNYAEFVADNLKKSGIRVEIDNTGERLGKQIRAAELEKFPVVGVIGKKEVESQSLSIRTRKSGDLGILTIPELKQKLQLTIDSKSVI from the coding sequence ATGGTTAGTTCTGTAACTCAGTCCCCACAAGATGTCAAAGACACTCAAGAATATGAGCGGATTCGTCACACCTGCGCTCATGTTTTAGCGATGGCAGTACAAAAGTTATATCCTGGGACAAAGGTGGCGATCGGACCAGTTACAGAAACAGGATTCTACTATGACTTTGATAGCCCTGTTAATTTTACCCCAGAAGATTTAGAAAAAATTTCCGTCCAGATGCGGCGAATTATCAAAGCTAATTTACCCGTAATTCGTGAAGAAGTAGAACGGACAGAAATTCGTCAAGAAATAGAAAAAAATCATGAAATATATAAACTGGAAATATTAGCCAGGATTCCCGAAGGAGAAACTATTACTCGCTATTTTATTGGTAGTCCAGATATCCTCCAGGGAGAAAATTCTGAACCATCTTTATTTGCTAATACATCATTACAACCATCAGAAAATAATACTTGGTGGGATTTATGTGCCGGTCCCCATATTAACTCTACAGGAGAAATTAACCCCCAAGCTTTTGCTTTATTAAATGTCGCTGGTGCTTATTGGTTAGGTGACGAGAATAAACCAATGCTACAGCGTATTTACGGGACTGCATGGCATACAAAAGAAGAATTAGAATTATATTTAAAACAAAGAGAAGAAGCATTACGTCGAGACCATCGAAAAATTGGTCAGGAGCTAAATTTATTTAGTATTCAAGATGATGCTGGTGGTGGTTTAGTATTTTGGCATCCTAAGGGGTCACTAATTCGTCATATCATTGAAAATTATTGGAAAAATTCCCACCTAGAGGCAGGATATCAACTTCTATATACACCTCATTTAGCAAATTTAGATTTATGGAAAACCTCTGGACATTATGATTTCTATCGAGAAAATATGTTCGAGTCAATGGACATTGAGAATCAAGCTTATCAAATTAAGCCGATGAATTGTCCTTTCCATGTTCTTACCTATAAAAATCAATTACATTCCTACCGAGAGTTACCTATTCGTGTTTGTGAGCTAGGGACTGTATATCGTTATGAACGTTCTGGAGCATTACATGGATTGATGCGAGTGCGAGGATTCACTCAAGATGATGCTCACATTTTTTGCCTTCCAGAACAAATTGCCCCAGAGATTCTAGAAGTTCTTAATCTTACAGAAAAAATCCTTTCTGATTTTGGATTTAAGAACTATGAGGTAAATCTTTCTACTCGTCCTGATAAATTTGTCGGCAAAGATGAAGTTTGGAAATTAGCAACTATTGCTTTACAAGATGCTCTCCAAGCAAAGGGTTGGGATTATGTAATTGATGAGGGTGGTGGTGCATTCTATGGTCCCAAAATTGATATTAAAATTGAAGATGCTATTGGTAGACGTTGGCAATGCTCGACCATTCAAGTAGACTTTAATTTACCAGAGCGCTTCGATATGGAATATGTTGATTCTAATAGCAGTCGTCAACGTCCTATCATGATTCATCGAGCTATTTTCGGCTCCTTAGAAAGATTCTTTGGAATTTTAATTGAAAACTATGCCGGCGATTTTCCTCTATGGTTGGCTCCTGTGCAGGTCAAATTATTGCCTGTAAGTGACGATGTTCGTAATTATGCAGAATTTGTTGCTGACAATTTGAAAAAATCAGGGATTCGAGTAGAAATAGATAATACAGGTGAGCGTTTAGGTAAACAAATTCGTGCTGCGGAGTTAGAAAAATTTCCGGTTGTAGGAGTCATTGGTAAGAAGGAGGTAGAATCTCAATCTTTAAGTATTCGTACTCGAAAATCTGGTGATTTGGGAATACTCACAATTCCTGAACTCAAACAGAAATTACAACTCACCATTGACAGCAAATCTGTAATTTAA
- a CDS encoding endonuclease domain-containing protein, translated as MTNQLNSSDFHLPYNPKLVERAKELRKNMTPAEKKLWHEYLKSFKFRVLKQRPIDNFIVDFYCPALRIVIEVDGESHFTNAGQEYDIERTKILEGYGLKIIRFTNTQVLNQFSSVCEQIQSFT; from the coding sequence ATGACAAACCAACTCAACAGTAGTGACTTCCATTTACCCTACAATCCAAAGCTTGTAGAAAGAGCAAAAGAACTCCGAAAAAATATGACCCCAGCAGAAAAAAAACTGTGGCATGAGTATTTGAAAAGTTTTAAATTTCGAGTTTTAAAGCAAAGACCAATTGATAATTTCATAGTAGATTTCTACTGTCCAGCTTTACGAATAGTAATTGAAGTTGACGGAGAAAGCCATTTTACAAATGCAGGGCAAGAATATGACATAGAGAGAACAAAAATTCTAGAGGGATATGGTTTAAAAATTATTCGATTTACCAATACTCAAGTTTTAAATCAATTTAGTAGTGTGTGTGAGCAGATACAAAGTTTTACATAA
- a CDS encoding ABC transporter ATP-binding protein: MSVALSLENVHKVYNNRAVVNDLSFSIQAGEMFGLLGPNGAGKSTTIRMLTTLTKATQGKIEIFGYDVARQPMLAKQSIGVVLQQISVDGDLTVWENMELQGRLHHIPNPQRQRVINQWLEYVELTEKRHDLVKTLSGGMKRRLQIARALLHQPQILFLDEPTVGLDPQTRRRLWEIIRDLNKQGMTMLLTTHYMEEVEYLCNRIGIMDSGNLISLGTLPELRSRYGEGLVMKQVEDRWEYLFFPTLQAANTYLDEQEDKTGMMVRPSNLEDIFVELTGRQLD, translated from the coding sequence ATGTCCGTTGCTCTATCTCTGGAAAACGTCCATAAAGTTTACAATAACCGTGCTGTAGTCAATGATCTATCCTTCAGTATTCAAGCTGGAGAAATGTTTGGTTTGTTAGGTCCCAATGGTGCCGGAAAATCGACTACGATTCGGATGCTGACAACTTTAACTAAAGCAACCCAGGGAAAAATTGAGATTTTTGGTTATGATGTGGCTCGTCAACCCATGTTAGCCAAGCAATCGATTGGTGTGGTGTTGCAACAAATCAGCGTCGATGGAGATTTGACAGTTTGGGAAAATATGGAATTGCAGGGAAGACTGCATCACATTCCCAATCCCCAACGACAAAGGGTAATTAATCAGTGGTTGGAATATGTCGAGTTAACCGAGAAACGCCATGATTTAGTGAAAACACTTTCCGGAGGGATGAAGCGAAGGTTACAAATAGCCAGAGCATTACTACATCAGCCACAAATTTTATTTTTAGACGAACCAACGGTAGGATTGGATCCTCAAACTCGTCGAAGGTTATGGGAAATTATTCGAGATTTAAATAAACAGGGCATGACAATGTTATTAACCACCCATTATATGGAAGAGGTGGAATATCTTTGTAACCGTATTGGCATTATGGATAGTGGTAATTTGATTTCTCTGGGAACCTTGCCAGAATTACGTTCTCGCTATGGTGAAGGTTTAGTGATGAAACAGGTAGAGGATAGATGGGAATATCTTTTTTTCCCTACCTTACAAGCAGCAAATACTTACTTAGATGAGCAAGAAGATAAAACGGGAATGATGGTGCGTCCTTCTAATTTAGAGGATATTTTTGTAGAGTTAACAGGCAGACAATTGGATTAA
- a CDS encoding GTP-binding protein: MQASILPNLNHDVEMPKRGMPVSIITGFLGSGKTTLLNQILKNKQDLKVAVLVNEFGDINIDSQLLVSVDQDMLELSNGCICCTINDSLVDAVYRILEREERIDYLVIETTGVADPLPIILTFLGIELRDLTNLDSILTVVDAESFNREHFNSESALKQITYGDIILLNKTDLVSLDKIRELQSFINEVKVGARILRTSHGEVPLPLILGVGLTPKDKYVYEDEHHHHEHDHHDHHHHEHDHHDHHHHEHHNHHSDHLQNDGFISVSFQSDRPFDVHKFEHFLTEEMPQEVFRAKGILWFDDSQLRHIFQLSGPRYNLHADEWQTAPKNQLVFIGRNLDAGKIHSQLYNCLL, translated from the coding sequence ATGCAGGCGAGCATTTTACCGAATTTAAATCATGATGTAGAGATGCCTAAAAGAGGAATGCCTGTAAGTATTATTACGGGTTTCCTTGGTAGTGGCAAGACAACTTTATTAAATCAAATTCTCAAGAACAAACAGGATTTAAAAGTTGCTGTTTTAGTCAACGAATTTGGTGATATTAATATTGATAGTCAACTCTTGGTTTCTGTAGACCAGGATATGCTGGAACTGAGTAATGGCTGTATTTGCTGTACGATAAATGATAGTTTGGTCGATGCAGTTTATCGAATTTTAGAAAGGGAAGAAAGAATTGATTATTTGGTAATTGAAACGACCGGAGTTGCTGACCCATTACCAATTATTCTCACATTCTTAGGGATAGAATTAAGAGATTTAACCAATTTGGACTCCATTTTAACTGTAGTTGATGCTGAGTCTTTCAATCGAGAACACTTTAATAGTGAATCTGCTCTCAAGCAAATTACCTATGGTGATATTATTCTGCTGAATAAGACTGATTTAGTCTCCCTCGATAAAATACGAGAATTGCAATCTTTTATTAATGAGGTGAAGGTTGGAGCTAGAATTCTGCGTACGAGTCATGGTGAAGTTCCCCTACCTTTAATTTTAGGTGTAGGCTTGACTCCTAAGGACAAATATGTATACGAAGATGAGCATCATCACCATGAACATGATCATCATGATCATCATCACCATGAACATGATCATCATGATCATCACCACCACGAGCATCACAACCACCACTCCGATCATTTACAAAATGATGGGTTTATTTCCGTATCATTCCAGAGCGATCGCCCTTTCGACGTTCACAAGTTTGAACACTTCCTGACTGAGGAAATGCCACAAGAAGTCTTTCGTGCTAAGGGTATTCTCTGGTTCGATGATAGTCAACTACGCCATATTTTCCAGCTGAGTGGACCACGTTACAACCTACACGCTGATGAATGGCAGACTGCACCGAAAAATCAGCTGGTGTTTATTGGCAGAAATCTAGATGCTGGTAAAATTCACTCACAACTTTACAATTGTTTGCTATGA
- a CDS encoding YbjQ family protein, translating into MILTTTDVIQGRVIDSYLGIVTAEVVYGSNFLRDFFASIRDVIGGRTASYERLFEEGQRKAFAELEQRAARLGANAIVGIEVDTGTINVDQSGVLILITATGTAVKIK; encoded by the coding sequence ATGATATTAACTACAACAGATGTGATTCAGGGAAGAGTGATTGACTCCTATCTAGGTATTGTCACCGCAGAGGTAGTTTATGGTAGTAATTTCCTGCGGGACTTTTTCGCTAGCATCCGTGATGTCATTGGTGGACGTACAGCCAGTTATGAACGCTTGTTTGAAGAAGGACAACGTAAAGCCTTTGCAGAGCTAGAACAAAGAGCTGCGCGCCTAGGAGCCAACGCAATTGTGGGTATTGAAGTTGATACTGGTACAATCAATGTAGACCAATCTGGGGTTTTAATCTTAATTACTGCCACCGGAACCGCAGTCAAAATTAAGTAG
- the folE gene encoding GTP cyclohydrolase I FolE codes for MTLSIRPELTSADQVLSNVPNKVTAKVTEAEMTQAVRTLLIGLGEDPDREGLIDTPKRVVKALQFLTKGYNESLDELLNGAVFTEDANEMVLVRDIDIFSSCEHHILPIIGRVHVAYIPNGKVIGLSKIARICEMYARRLQVQERLTMQIADALQGLLKPQGVAVVLEATHMCMVMRGVQKPGSWTVTSAMRGVFAEDVRTRQEFMNLVRHNANFH; via the coding sequence ATGACTCTATCGATTCGTCCTGAACTTACTTCTGCTGATCAGGTATTATCAAATGTGCCAAATAAGGTAACAGCAAAAGTTACAGAAGCAGAAATGACACAAGCTGTACGTACATTGCTCATTGGATTAGGAGAAGATCCTGATCGTGAAGGACTAATAGATACCCCTAAAAGGGTTGTGAAAGCTTTACAATTTTTGACTAAGGGATATAACGAATCTTTAGATGAACTGTTAAATGGAGCAGTTTTTACCGAAGATGCTAATGAAATGGTATTAGTTCGGGACATTGACATTTTCAGTTCCTGCGAACATCACATTTTGCCTATCATTGGTCGGGTACACGTTGCTTATATCCCCAATGGTAAAGTTATTGGTCTATCGAAAATCGCTCGTATTTGTGAAATGTACGCTAGACGTTTACAAGTTCAAGAGCGTTTGACAATGCAAATTGCTGATGCACTTCAAGGGTTACTTAAACCTCAGGGTGTGGCTGTTGTTTTAGAAGCAACCCACATGTGTATGGTTATGCGAGGTGTGCAAAAACCCGGTTCTTGGACTGTTACAAGTGCGATGCGTGGTGTTTTCGCTGAGGATGTGCGTACTCGCCAAGAATTTATGAATCTAGTTAGACATAACGCAAATTTCCACTAG
- a CDS encoding serine/threonine-protein kinase: protein MIGQILDGRYQIIQELGRGGFGETFVAIDTKRPGNPHCVVKQLQPKSTHPRALELGERLFRQEAEKLENLGNHDQIPRLLAYFQERGEFYLVQEFIPGSDLTKELPPGVQLSETYVIRLLQEILEVLAFVHQSNLIHRDLKPSNIRRRQSDQKIVLIDFGAVKEVTSQEINAEGKTKFTIPIGSPGYMPNEQANGQPKFSSDIYAVGIIAIQALTGINPDPRALNGGITTDTSTGEIAWKHRVAVNSRLGAVIDKMVRANHLQRYQNAAEALQAITSLTNNSHSNNPTRFLGKWWLGIGLVGVVIPALVWWMTSQIKPPFKMLNYSNYGINIKYPEMWRKREDGFSDGVKFFPSAANQAQNCTTEISVNRSNLAQKILSLDEYKKSVIRQLKESNPQGKVTESSTYLTPESFDAYKLVYNRKEDNCNFQIMEIGTVRNAKAYVVIYSAPPSEYEKYLPIAEEMINSLTIVNTSD from the coding sequence ATGATTGGGCAAATTCTCGATGGACGCTACCAGATTATTCAGGAATTGGGTAGGGGTGGATTTGGAGAGACCTTTGTTGCTATTGATACTAAGCGACCAGGAAATCCCCATTGTGTAGTTAAGCAACTTCAGCCGAAATCTACCCATCCTCGCGCTTTGGAGCTTGGGGAGCGACTATTTAGACAAGAAGCCGAGAAGTTAGAAAATTTAGGAAACCATGACCAAATACCCCGTTTATTGGCATACTTCCAAGAAAGGGGAGAATTTTATTTGGTACAAGAATTTATCCCCGGTAGTGATTTAACCAAAGAGTTGCCTCCAGGTGTGCAACTAAGCGAAACCTACGTCATTCGACTATTACAAGAAATCCTGGAAGTTTTAGCTTTTGTTCATCAAAGTAATCTGATTCATCGAGATTTAAAACCGTCAAATATTCGTCGTCGTCAATCTGATCAGAAAATTGTCCTAATTGATTTTGGTGCAGTCAAGGAAGTTACTAGCCAGGAAATCAACGCTGAAGGAAAAACAAAATTTACTATTCCCATTGGTAGTCCTGGTTATATGCCAAATGAGCAGGCAAATGGTCAACCAAAATTCAGCAGTGATATCTATGCGGTGGGAATAATTGCAATTCAGGCATTAACTGGAATCAATCCCGATCCTCGCGCGCTCAATGGTGGAATTACCACCGATACAAGTACTGGGGAGATTGCCTGGAAACATCGTGTTGCTGTTAATTCTCGCTTGGGTGCAGTCATCGATAAAATGGTACGGGCAAATCATCTACAACGTTATCAAAATGCGGCAGAAGCATTACAGGCAATAACATCTCTGACTAATAATTCTCACAGCAATAATCCAACAAGATTTCTGGGAAAATGGTGGTTAGGAATAGGATTGGTAGGGGTAGTTATCCCGGCACTAGTTTGGTGGATGACCTCACAAATTAAGCCTCCATTCAAGATGCTGAATTATAGTAATTATGGCATCAATATTAAATATCCGGAAATGTGGAGAAAAAGAGAAGATGGTTTCAGTGATGGTGTCAAGTTCTTCCCCTCCGCAGCCAATCAGGCTCAGAACTGTACTACAGAAATCTCAGTTAATCGTAGTAACTTAGCTCAGAAAATTTTATCCTTGGATGAATATAAAAAATCTGTAATTCGGCAGCTTAAGGAAAGTAATCCCCAGGGAAAAGTTACCGAATCTAGTACCTATCTAACTCCAGAAAGTTTTGATGCCTATAAATTAGTATATAACCGTAAAGAAGATAACTGTAATTTTCAAATAATGGAAATTGGTACGGTGAGAAATGCAAAAGCTTATGTAGTTATTTATAGCGCTCCGCCATCTGAATATGAGAAGTACTTGCCAATTGCGGAGGAAATGATTAATTCCTTGACGATTGTGAATACTTCTGATTAG
- a CDS encoding lipopolysaccharide assembly protein LapB — protein MYNRTSLLISIFLLGGITTIVPTAAEAQVLVAQKSTQRVRELLNEGRKLVDAGDYNGAIAIYQQAASLEPKNASIHSGIGYLYAIQNNMRASLAAYKRAVALNPNNGDYQYALGYVSATLGDIKGAKNAYRQAIQANRNHVNAYLGLATILMRQGEYENAGWAYVQLAKLDPRNPQVYELRGNILKKYGKAKEAIAYFKKARDAYAQQGKQDSVARVEAVLKQIGG, from the coding sequence GTGTATAATCGAACATCTCTGCTAATTAGTATTTTCCTCCTTGGAGGTATTACCACAATCGTTCCAACGGCGGCTGAAGCTCAGGTTTTGGTAGCACAGAAAAGTACTCAAAGAGTCAGGGAATTGCTGAATGAAGGTCGCAAATTGGTGGATGCTGGTGATTATAATGGGGCGATCGCTATCTATCAACAAGCTGCAAGCCTAGAGCCAAAAAATGCCAGTATTCACTCTGGTATTGGTTATTTATATGCTATCCAAAATAACATGAGAGCTTCCTTGGCAGCCTATAAGCGAGCGGTGGCTTTAAATCCCAATAACGGTGACTATCAGTACGCTCTGGGCTATGTTAGTGCCACTTTAGGTGATATTAAGGGGGCAAAAAATGCCTACCGCCAAGCCATTCAAGCTAATCGTAATCATGTGAATGCCTATCTGGGATTGGCAACAATCTTGATGCGTCAGGGTGAGTATGAAAATGCTGGTTGGGCATATGTTCAATTAGCAAAACTCGATCCGAGAAATCCCCAAGTCTATGAATTACGGGGAAATATCCTCAAAAAATATGGTAAAGCCAAAGAGGCGATCGCCTACTTTAAAAAAGCACGGGATGCTTACGCACAACAAGGAAAACAGGATAGTGTCGCTAGGGTAGAAGCAGTACTCAAACAAATCGGAGGCTAA